The proteins below are encoded in one region of Ammospiza nelsoni isolate bAmmNel1 chromosome 23, bAmmNel1.pri, whole genome shotgun sequence:
- the INKA2 gene encoding PAK4-inhibitor INKA2: MEQHLRRLRQELLSMKEVGDGLHEQMNCMMGALQELKLLQVQTALEHLELSEQRHCCRSGTGTGLGDTQGCCPPSLACPVPQPAGLCQPAASPESHQPRDSPCSSQSLCRDGVCPPKGPSSAPRAPEPGQGTAGAWPPCQECPGCDDGHDWTSSLMSQSRNRQPLVLGDNIFADLVGNWLDLPELDKKGDKGEASLSLSRSQELCRKFSLTTNIFKKFLRSVRPDRDRLLKEKPCWLPPEDKQPHISKRSKKISKLKGTFYLPLHGNLQSHHSKAERCPRAEGHGELPKVGTRKVPEPRDYSQAGFDINTAVWV, translated from the coding sequence CTGTCCATGAAGGAGGTGGGTGACGGGCTGCACGAGCAGATGAACTGCATGATGGGcgccctgcaggagctgaagctgctgcaggtgcagacGGCCCTGGAGCACCTGGAGCTCTCGGAGCAGCGCCACTGCTGCAGGAGCGGCACGGGGacggggctgggggacacccagggatgctgcccCCCGTCCCTGGCGTGTCCTGTGCCGCAGCCAGCCGGCCTGTGCCAGCCTGCTGCGTCCCCAGAGAGCCACCAGCCCCGGGACAGCCCCTGCTCCTCgcagagcctctgcagggaCGGCGTGTGCCCCCCTAAGGGACCCTCCTCAGCGCCCCGGGCACCGGAGCCGggccagggcacggctggggcgTGGCCACCGTGCCAGGAGTGCCCGGGCTGTGACGATGGCCACGACTGGACCTCGTCCCTGATGTCGCAGAGCAGGAACCGGCAGCCGCTGGTGCTGGGCGACAACATCTTCGCGGACCTGGTGGGCAACTGGCTGGACCTGCCCGAGCTGGACAAGAAGGGCGACAAGGGCGAGgcctccctgtccctgagcaggtcccaggagctctgcaggaagtTCTCCCTCACCACCAACATCTTCAAGAAGTTCCTGCGCAGCGTGCGGCCGGACCGCGACAGGCTGCTCAAGGAGAAGCCTTGCTGGCTCCCTCCCGAGGACAAACAGCCCCACATCTCCAAGAGGTCCAAAAAGATCAGCAAACTCAAGGGCACGTTTTACCTGCCCCTGCACGGGAACCTGCAGAGCCACCACAGCAAGGCAGAGAGGTGCCCAAGGGCAGAGGGCCATGGTGAGCTCCCCAAGGTGGGCACCAGGAAAGTGCCCGAGCCCAGAGACTACAGCCAGGCAGGGTTTGACATCAACACGGCCGTGTGGGTGTga